A genomic region of Trichothermofontia sichuanensis B231 contains the following coding sequences:
- a CDS encoding alpha/beta fold hydrolase: protein MDRFGMAPPLRHARLKLAQGQLFWHEQGIRGPAIVLLHGAWHTSQQWVPVMELLSQDYHCFAPDLLGFGESDRPNVHYSIALQVECLAAYLEALRLREVYLVGYSLGGWVAASYALAHLEQVQGLVLISPEGVEVKGQDPWRGARWLLRQPPLLVWLLRVLRPLLRLWGQAAILDRLWSLRDRYQQFPTACQLLFQRRRAEIQAEQLQDRLPWLKLPVLLLQEMPAMPAEEARIQVYARTLPQVIVKQLPAGPDRHCLEDAPDRVAAQIHQFVAQRHPSASA, encoded by the coding sequence ATGGATAGATTTGGCATGGCTCCCCCCCTGCGGCACGCACGGCTCAAACTAGCTCAAGGTCAATTGTTCTGGCACGAACAGGGCATTCGGGGTCCCGCGATCGTGCTCTTGCACGGGGCTTGGCATACCAGTCAGCAGTGGGTCCCTGTGATGGAACTGCTCAGTCAGGATTACCACTGCTTTGCGCCGGATCTCCTAGGCTTTGGCGAATCGGATCGACCCAATGTTCATTACTCGATCGCGTTACAAGTTGAATGCTTAGCGGCCTACCTGGAAGCCCTGCGCTTGCGAGAAGTCTATCTAGTCGGTTATTCCCTCGGTGGGTGGGTGGCGGCCAGCTATGCCCTAGCGCATCTGGAACAGGTCCAGGGTCTGGTTCTGATCTCACCAGAGGGCGTTGAGGTGAAAGGACAGGACCCGTGGCGTGGGGCCAGATGGTTGTTGCGGCAGCCGCCGCTCCTGGTGTGGCTCCTGCGGGTGTTGAGGCCCCTGTTGCGTTTATGGGGACAGGCGGCGATCCTCGATCGCCTCTGGTCCCTGCGCGATCGCTACCAGCAATTCCCAACCGCCTGTCAACTCCTGTTCCAGCGACGACGGGCTGAAATCCAGGCAGAGCAATTACAGGACCGTTTACCCTGGTTGAAATTGCCGGTTTTATTACTTCAGGAGATGCCCGCTATGCCAGCGGAGGAAGCTAGAATTCAGGTCTATGCCCGCACCCTGCCCCAGGTCATAGTCAAACAATTACCCGCTGGTCCCGATCGCCATTGTCTGGAAGATGCCCCCGATCGGGTGGCAGCCCAAATTCACCAGTTTGTGGCCCAACGTCATCCATCGGCATCAGCTTGA
- a CDS encoding ABC transporter permease, with protein MNWWQKLRNNRLARWGATLLLVFYLAVIAADFVAPYDPYASQPHGALLPPTQIYWRDAAGQWIGPHVYPTQQGPIDHATGEQQLIVDRTQPSPIRLFVPGHPYRILGWEMNIHLFGTIGPAPFNLLGTDDQARDAFSRLVHGGRISLFVGVVGVAISFPLGLLVGGISGYFGGWIDGILMRLVEVLMTIPSIYLLIALATVLPPGLSSAQRFLLIVVITSFVGWASLARVIRGQVLSIKSREFVQAAQVMGGSPLYIITTHVLPQTATYVIIAATLSVPSFIVAESVLSLIGLGIQQPDPSWGNMLSLATNASILVLQPWLIWPPALMIVSTVLAFNLLGDGLRDALDPRSLNP; from the coding sequence ATGAACTGGTGGCAAAAACTGCGGAATAATCGTTTGGCCCGGTGGGGGGCAACCCTGTTGTTGGTCTTTTACCTGGCGGTGATTGCGGCAGATTTTGTTGCCCCCTATGATCCCTATGCCTCCCAACCGCATGGGGCGCTTTTGCCCCCCACCCAGATTTATTGGCGGGACGCAGCGGGGCAATGGATTGGCCCCCATGTTTATCCGACCCAACAGGGACCGATCGATCATGCCACGGGCGAGCAACAGTTAATCGTCGATCGCACACAGCCTTCCCCCATCCGGTTGTTTGTCCCCGGTCATCCCTATCGGATTCTGGGCTGGGAAATGAATATCCATTTGTTTGGCACGATCGGGCCGGCTCCCTTCAACCTGTTGGGGACAGATGATCAGGCGCGAGATGCCTTCAGTCGATTGGTGCATGGGGGGCGGATTAGCCTCTTTGTGGGTGTCGTGGGTGTCGCTATTTCCTTCCCCTTAGGGCTGCTGGTGGGGGGAATTTCCGGTTACTTTGGCGGCTGGATCGATGGCATCTTGATGCGGCTGGTGGAGGTCTTGATGACGATTCCCAGTATTTACCTGCTCATTGCCCTTGCCACCGTGCTGCCGCCTGGGCTAAGCAGTGCCCAACGGTTTCTGTTGATCGTGGTCATCACCTCGTTTGTGGGGTGGGCCAGTCTGGCGCGGGTGATTCGTGGCCAGGTGCTGTCTATCAAGTCGCGGGAGTTTGTCCAGGCGGCCCAGGTGATGGGGGGATCGCCCCTCTATATCATCACAACCCATGTGCTGCCCCAAACGGCCACCTATGTGATTATTGCCGCGACCCTCTCGGTCCCCAGTTTTATTGTGGCGGAATCGGTATTGAGCCTGATTGGTCTGGGCATCCAGCAACCGGACCCGTCCTGGGGCAATATGCTGTCGTTGGCCACCAATGCCTCCATCCTGGTCTTACAACCCTGGTTGATCTGGCCACCGGCGCTGATGATTGTCTCAACAGTATTGGCGTTTAACCTGTTGGGGGATGGCCTCCGGGATGCGCTTGATCCGCGTAGTCTGAATCCTTGA
- the bchI gene encoding magnesium chelatase ATPase subunit I codes for MSLTVQAPPTRRAVFPFTAIVGQEEMKLALLLNVIDPKIGGVMIMGDRGTGKSTTIRALADLLPEIEVVADDPFNSHPTDPDLMSDEVRERLSRGEQLPIAHKPIQMVDLPLGATEDRVCGTIDIEKALSEGVKAFEPGLLAKANRGILYVDEVNLLDDHLVDVLLDSAASGWNTVEREGISVRHPARFVLVGSGNPEEGELRPQLLDRFGMHAEIRTVKDPAKRVEIVEQRSEFDRDPIGFLARYQAQQQALQHQLLQAQALLPSVTIEHQLRVQISQVCSELDVDGLRGDIVTNRAAKALAALEGRVTVTVDDIRRVITLALRHRLRKDPLESIDSGYKVQKVFCRVFGLEEAVGENGAVAARA; via the coding sequence GTGAGCCTTACCGTCCAAGCGCCCCCTACCCGCCGTGCTGTGTTCCCCTTCACAGCTATTGTCGGCCAGGAAGAGATGAAGCTGGCCTTGTTGCTGAACGTGATTGACCCCAAAATTGGTGGGGTAATGATTATGGGCGATCGCGGTACGGGCAAGTCCACGACCATCCGCGCCCTCGCTGACCTGCTGCCGGAAATTGAAGTCGTTGCAGATGATCCCTTCAATAGCCATCCCACCGATCCTGATTTAATGAGTGATGAAGTTCGGGAGCGCTTGAGTCGAGGCGAACAACTGCCGATCGCCCATAAACCGATTCAGATGGTGGACTTGCCCCTGGGGGCGACGGAGGATCGGGTATGCGGCACGATCGACATTGAAAAGGCCCTTTCGGAAGGGGTGAAAGCTTTTGAACCAGGCCTCCTGGCCAAGGCCAATCGGGGTATTCTCTATGTCGATGAGGTGAACCTGCTGGATGATCACCTCGTTGATGTCCTCCTGGACTCTGCTGCATCGGGATGGAATACAGTGGAACGGGAAGGGATTTCTGTGCGCCACCCCGCCCGCTTTGTCCTGGTTGGTTCCGGCAACCCGGAAGAAGGGGAACTGCGGCCCCAACTGCTCGATCGCTTTGGGATGCACGCTGAAATCCGTACTGTAAAAGATCCTGCCAAACGGGTGGAAATTGTCGAACAACGCTCCGAATTCGATCGCGACCCCATCGGCTTTTTGGCCCGGTACCAAGCACAACAGCAGGCCCTGCAACACCAACTCCTCCAAGCTCAAGCCCTGCTTCCCTCGGTGACGATCGAGCACCAGCTACGCGTCCAAATCTCCCAGGTGTGCTCCGAGTTAGATGTGGATGGTCTGCGGGGGGATATTGTGACCAACCGGGCTGCCAAGGCACTAGCTGCTTTAGAAGGACGGGTTACCGTTACGGTCGATGATATCCGGCGAGTCATTACCCTCGCCCTGCGCCACCGCCTGCGTAAAGATCCCCTGGAGTCGATCGACTCTGGCTACAAGGTGCAGAAGGTATTCTGCCGGGTCTTTGGCCTCGAAGAAGCCGTAGGCGAGAATGGGGCAGTTGCAGCTAGGGCCTAA
- a CDS encoding glycosyltransferase family 87 protein has protein sequence MSTAKLSTLSSKPLVRIIILGMAVTSMLAFGVFGIGRDGGFGQGPYDMGFDMKILYIGGLTWLKGLNAYDPQIASQVSGGLVSAQRYDFAYPPQIAPFVLLLGLFPFAKARALMVLLNLFSILAVAFFCVRFVQRGSIKELDDTSSAPKWFIPAIIIGNPFTAHILWMGQTSIIATAAWVGGWYFAERKRWLLSGILIGFSTFKPQVTLLILIWLLLERRLRLLGVAALSILVFSLYPMLITGPIAVFKYWFGSLKIYTSLVHNSLGFQNIFGLQNALHSLGINLPNLLPVGVILVGILWWQRQQFLHDDIIGILPAIALLMGFSHDYDLVVLAPLVAVVWRHLHHNDKQSLVGIIVMASMFFPQRFLRPLKIDFLLHYRVFILVGALIWLLVLSYRKSIELRTEVSLST, from the coding sequence ATGAGCACAGCTAAGTTAAGTACATTGTCTAGTAAACCGCTAGTGAGAATAATCATTCTGGGAATGGCGGTAACTTCCATGCTTGCCTTTGGGGTATTTGGTATTGGTCGGGATGGTGGTTTTGGGCAAGGCCCCTACGATATGGGATTTGATATGAAAATCCTGTACATAGGTGGCTTAACCTGGTTAAAAGGACTAAATGCCTATGATCCCCAGATCGCTAGCCAGGTGAGTGGAGGATTAGTCAGCGCTCAACGCTATGATTTTGCCTACCCACCTCAAATTGCACCCTTCGTCTTACTACTGGGCCTTTTTCCGTTTGCTAAAGCCCGTGCCTTGATGGTTCTTCTGAATCTATTCAGTATACTTGCTGTAGCATTTTTCTGCGTCCGATTTGTACAACGAGGCTCTATTAAAGAACTCGATGATACTAGTTCAGCACCTAAGTGGTTTATCCCAGCCATTATCATTGGTAATCCTTTTACAGCCCATATCTTGTGGATGGGACAAACATCCATAATTGCAACGGCTGCCTGGGTAGGTGGGTGGTATTTTGCTGAGCGTAAACGATGGCTATTGAGTGGCATCCTGATTGGCTTTTCTACCTTCAAACCGCAAGTGACGCTCTTGATCTTAATATGGTTATTACTCGAACGTAGATTGCGATTGTTAGGAGTTGCAGCACTCTCAATTCTAGTTTTTTCTTTATATCCAATGCTTATTACCGGTCCTATCGCAGTATTTAAATACTGGTTTGGATCTCTCAAGATCTATACATCCTTAGTTCACAACTCCTTGGGATTTCAAAATATTTTCGGTCTCCAAAATGCACTTCATTCACTAGGGATCAATTTACCTAATTTACTGCCCGTAGGAGTTATTTTAGTTGGCATATTATGGTGGCAACGGCAGCAATTTCTACATGATGACATTATTGGAATCCTTCCAGCGATAGCCTTGTTAATGGGATTTTCTCATGATTATGATCTGGTTGTACTAGCACCCCTTGTAGCTGTTGTCTGGCGACATCTACATCACAATGACAAACAATCTCTAGTGGGCATTATTGTGATGGCATCTATGTTCTTCCCACAACGTTTTCTTAGACCATTAAAGATTGATTTTTTACTCCATTATCGTGTGTTTATCTTGGTCGGTGCATTAATCTGGCTCCTAGTTCTTAGCTACCGGAAGTCAATAGAACTGCGTACAGAGGTTAGTTTATCGACATAG
- a CDS encoding aspartate kinase, which translates to MGLIVQKYGGTSVGTVERIQAVAQRVQATVNQGHGVVVVVSAMGKTTDGLVQLAHEITANPSRREMDMLLATGEQVSIALVSMALQELGQPAISMTGAQVGIITEAIHSRARILQIATDRIERHLKDGKVVVIAGFQGISSIEDLEITTLGRGGSDTSAVALAAALQADCCEIYTDVPGILTTDPRLVPEAQLMAEITCDEMLELASLGAKVLHPRAVEIARNYGVMLVVRSSWTDDPGTRVLAPAYQPRRIEGLEIVHPVDCVEYDRDQARIALLRVPDQPGVAARLFGEIASQDLDVDLIIQSIHEGNTNDIAFTVVQASLLRAEAVAEALIPTLAGEGAREGACEVMIDRAIAKVSIAGAGMIGRPGIAAQMFSTLAAAGINIQMISTSEVKVSCVVAADDCDRAVEALCQAFEVGSQPAAKAIGPVSDVPPVRGVALDLNQAQLAIRSIPDRPGMAAKVFQLLAAHQISVDMIIQSQRCRVIDGVTTRDIAFTVAEGDARQAQACLQAAAGELGFREVVVNTAIAKVSAVGAGMVGRPGVAACMFRALAAEQINIQMITTSEIKVSCVVAQAEGVRALQAIHRAFKLEAAGTRVAREAAIGASPG; encoded by the coding sequence GTGGGGCTAATCGTTCAAAAATATGGGGGCACTTCCGTCGGGACGGTCGAACGCATCCAGGCCGTTGCCCAACGGGTTCAGGCGACCGTCAACCAGGGACATGGGGTTGTGGTCGTCGTATCGGCAATGGGCAAGACCACCGATGGCCTGGTGCAGTTGGCCCATGAGATTACGGCCAACCCCAGCCGCCGCGAGATGGATATGCTCCTTGCCACCGGGGAACAGGTGTCGATCGCCCTGGTCAGTATGGCCCTCCAGGAATTGGGCCAACCAGCAATCTCCATGACCGGTGCCCAGGTGGGGATTATCACCGAGGCTATCCACAGCCGCGCCCGGATTCTGCAAATTGCCACCGATCGCATTGAGCGTCACCTTAAGGATGGCAAAGTGGTGGTGATTGCCGGCTTCCAGGGGATTAGTAGTATAGAAGATCTAGAAATTACCACCCTGGGCCGGGGCGGGTCCGATACATCTGCTGTGGCCTTAGCGGCTGCGCTCCAGGCCGATTGTTGCGAGATCTATACCGATGTGCCGGGTATCCTCACCACCGATCCGCGCCTGGTGCCCGAGGCGCAATTGATGGCGGAAATCACCTGCGATGAGATGCTGGAGCTGGCCAGTCTGGGGGCGAAGGTGTTGCATCCCCGTGCGGTGGAAATTGCCCGCAATTACGGGGTGATGCTGGTGGTGCGATCGAGCTGGACCGATGATCCCGGCACACGGGTGTTGGCCCCGGCTTATCAGCCGCGTCGGATTGAGGGGCTGGAAATCGTCCATCCCGTCGATTGTGTGGAATACGATCGCGATCAGGCCCGGATTGCCCTGCTCCGCGTCCCGGATCAACCGGGCGTTGCAGCCCGCCTGTTTGGCGAGATTGCCAGCCAAGACCTGGATGTGGATCTGATCATCCAGTCAATCCATGAGGGGAATACCAACGATATTGCTTTTACCGTTGTTCAGGCATCCCTACTGCGAGCCGAAGCGGTAGCTGAAGCCCTCATCCCGACCCTGGCAGGAGAAGGAGCGCGGGAAGGGGCCTGTGAGGTGATGATCGATCGGGCGATCGCCAAGGTGAGTATTGCTGGCGCGGGGATGATCGGGCGTCCGGGGATTGCGGCTCAGATGTTCTCGACACTGGCTGCTGCGGGGATCAATATCCAGATGATCTCCACCTCAGAGGTGAAGGTGAGTTGTGTGGTGGCGGCGGACGATTGCGATCGAGCGGTTGAGGCCCTCTGCCAAGCATTTGAGGTGGGCAGCCAGCCCGCAGCGAAGGCGATTGGTCCAGTATCCGACGTTCCCCCCGTGCGGGGCGTCGCCCTGGATCTGAACCAGGCCCAACTGGCGATTCGCTCTATCCCAGATCGACCGGGGATGGCCGCCAAGGTGTTCCAGCTGCTGGCGGCGCATCAGATCAGTGTCGATATGATTATCCAGTCCCAGCGGTGTCGGGTGATTGATGGGGTGACTACCCGTGATATTGCCTTTACCGTTGCCGAGGGGGATGCGCGTCAGGCCCAAGCCTGTCTGCAAGCGGCGGCTGGGGAGTTAGGATTCCGGGAGGTGGTCGTGAATACGGCGATCGCCAAAGTGAGTGCGGTGGGGGCTGGCATGGTGGGACGGCCTGGGGTGGCTGCCTGTATGTTCCGTGCCCTGGCGGCTGAGCAGATCAACATCCAGATGATCACCACCTCGGAGATTAAGGTGAGTTGTGTGGTCGCCCAAGCGGAAGGAGTTAGAGCGCTACAAGCTATTCACCGGGCCTTTAAGCTGGAGGCGGCGGGAACCCGCGTAGCTCGCGAGGCGGCGATCGGCGCCTCGCCCGGTTAG
- a CDS encoding cofactor assembly of complex C subunit B, protein MTARRPVTDLRFLPIAVGMIGGSLLMVNRLLTPELTPSQSRSDVVGVLLSALLILTGLLWQQFQPKPPEAVVLEGEAGFELDPELSDTAKQELAWASDLLLTQTPTRSLVVWYGQRVILRRGILGPQADWVPGAIGQRVLQTQRPVYLVDAKLYPGRVEFNVLPPNTQGIICQPIGTAGVLILGANAPRSYTKQEEAWISAIAAKLDQTLSLNPPVKGSD, encoded by the coding sequence ATGACTGCCCGTAGACCTGTGACTGATTTGAGGTTCCTACCGATCGCGGTGGGTATGATTGGCGGTAGCTTATTGATGGTGAATCGGCTGTTGACACCGGAGTTGACGCCGTCCCAGTCGCGATCGGATGTCGTGGGGGTGCTGCTAAGTGCGCTGCTAATTCTGACGGGGCTGCTGTGGCAGCAGTTTCAACCCAAACCGCCGGAGGCCGTGGTGCTGGAGGGGGAGGCAGGCTTCGAGTTGGACCCGGAGCTATCAGACACGGCTAAACAGGAGTTGGCTTGGGCGTCAGATTTATTGCTCACCCAGACGCCGACGCGATCGCTGGTGGTATGGTATGGCCAGCGGGTGATTCTGCGACGGGGGATCTTGGGACCGCAGGCGGATTGGGTGCCGGGGGCAATCGGGCAGCGGGTGTTGCAAACCCAGCGTCCCGTGTATCTGGTGGACGCCAAGTTGTATCCGGGACGGGTGGAATTTAATGTATTGCCACCGAACACACAGGGGATTATCTGTCAGCCCATTGGTACGGCGGGGGTGTTGATCCTGGGGGCAAACGCGCCGCGCAGCTATACGAAGCAGGAGGAGGCATGGATTAGCGCGATCGCGGCTAAACTAGACCAGACCCTCTCCCTCAATCCCCCTGTCAAGGGGAGCGATTAA
- the csaB gene encoding polysaccharide pyruvyl transferase CsaB: MWEIIWEAGRMRAVLCGYYGQGNGGDEALLATLLQMLPPTVTPVVLSGNPQQTRDRYGVEACPRKSTGAVWQTLRRADAFIWGGGSLMQDATSALSPLYYAGLMGLAQQLGLVTIAWAQGIGPLQRSLTRWLTHRTFASCTAVSVRDAASAKLLQDWQIPCTLAPDPVWALQAVPMDLSDLPRPRIAVSLRPHRSLTPARLQVLIQSLIEVQQETGGAIVLVPFQPIQDQAIALHIQAQLPGLSRLITWDDPRQLVGLFQAVDLAISMRFHGLVMAAAAGCACVALSYDPKVSQLMQELALPGWELDQLPESSEGVRDRCLAVLAQGAGLDIGIIEGWRDRALLHKELLEITLVGSF; this comes from the coding sequence ATGTGGGAGATCATCTGGGAGGCAGGGCGAATGCGGGCCGTGTTGTGTGGCTATTACGGACAGGGGAATGGCGGCGATGAGGCGCTGTTGGCGACATTGTTGCAGATGTTGCCGCCGACGGTGACGCCCGTGGTGCTATCAGGGAATCCTCAGCAAACCCGCGATCGCTATGGGGTCGAAGCCTGTCCGCGCAAAAGCACAGGAGCCGTGTGGCAAACCTTGCGGCGGGCGGATGCGTTTATCTGGGGCGGCGGCAGTCTGATGCAGGATGCGACGAGTGCCCTGAGTCCGCTGTACTATGCGGGGTTGATGGGGTTGGCGCAACAGTTGGGGCTGGTGACGATCGCCTGGGCGCAGGGGATTGGGCCGTTGCAGCGATCGCTAACCCGCTGGTTGACCCATCGCACCTTTGCCAGTTGTACTGCCGTGAGTGTGCGGGATGCGGCGTCGGCAAAGTTGCTCCAGGATTGGCAGATCCCTTGTACGCTGGCCCCGGACCCGGTGTGGGCATTACAGGCGGTGCCGATGGATCTGTCAGATTTACCCCGACCTCGGATTGCAGTGAGTTTGCGGCCCCATCGATCGCTAACACCCGCACGGTTGCAAGTATTAATCCAATCGCTGATTGAGGTGCAACAGGAAACGGGGGGGGCGATCGTCCTGGTGCCATTTCAACCGATCCAGGATCAGGCGATCGCGCTACACATCCAAGCCCAACTTCCGGGCCTGAGTCGGCTGATCACCTGGGACGATCCGCGTCAATTGGTGGGGCTGTTTCAGGCGGTGGATTTAGCAATTTCGATGCGGTTTCACGGCTTAGTGATGGCGGCAGCAGCGGGGTGTGCCTGTGTGGCCTTGAGTTATGACCCGAAGGTGAGCCAGTTAATGCAGGAACTTGCGTTACCGGGGTGGGAGTTGGACCAGTTGCCAGAGTCGAGTGAGGGAGTCCGCGATCGGTGTTTGGCGGTGTTGGCCCAGGGGGCAGGCTTGGATATAGGGATAATTGAGGGGTGGCGCGATCGGGCCTTGCTCCATAAAGAGTTACTAGAAATAACGTTGGTAGGCAGTTTCTGA
- a CDS encoding TVP38/TMEM64 family protein, with protein sequence MSKQYRLIIITLTVICLVATSLAFYLVIKLPPEQLQTQLKYAGIWAPLLYIVIYVIATVLILPSTALNLTGGAIFGPWLGTLWTSIAALMAAIVTFAFTRTLGQQWAKRHLTGNWQVLDAEFKQGGLWYIAAIRLLPIIPYGLVNFAAGLTSIRSKDYVLGTCLGTIPGLLPFVLLGSFGVQAIQTGDILPLLGSLGMIGILILGATWYRRHRQDPRLKLRIGQKSEE encoded by the coding sequence ATGTCAAAGCAGTACCGTCTCATTATCATTACCTTAACAGTTATATGTTTAGTTGCGACTAGCCTAGCGTTCTACCTCGTGATTAAACTTCCCCCCGAACAGCTACAAACACAGCTTAAGTATGCAGGAATTTGGGCACCTCTACTGTATATTGTTATCTATGTCATTGCAACGGTTCTGATCCTCCCCTCAACTGCACTTAATCTCACAGGTGGGGCTATTTTCGGCCCTTGGTTAGGTACCCTATGGACAAGTATTGCTGCCTTGATGGCTGCGATCGTGACCTTTGCCTTTACACGAACCCTAGGGCAACAATGGGCCAAACGTCATTTGACGGGTAATTGGCAAGTCCTAGATGCGGAGTTTAAACAGGGGGGATTATGGTATATTGCAGCCATTCGTCTTCTGCCAATTATTCCCTATGGTCTGGTCAATTTTGCTGCCGGCCTGACCTCCATCCGTTCTAAAGACTATGTACTCGGCACCTGTCTAGGAACAATACCGGGACTTTTACCCTTTGTATTGCTCGGCAGTTTTGGGGTACAGGCCATTCAAACAGGAGACATTCTACCGCTCTTAGGTTCACTAGGCATGATCGGTATCTTGATCCTGGGGGCAACCTGGTATCGCCGCCATCGTCAAGATCCTCGTCTTAAACTGCGAATCGGCCAGAAATCAGAAGAATGA
- a CDS encoding NUDIX hydrolase, with amino-acid sequence MCPSLPPRPTRSPSLWQRWTYFVQTVLGLLFRHPVTGTSIIPVLPDGTIVLIQRRDTQRWGLPGGFVNWGETLATTVERELAEETGLQLQRLGRLVGVYSAPDRDPRVHSICIVIEVYASGQMQVRDALEVMAVQAFSREALPIGELSHDHDRQLQDYLEGLTTLA; translated from the coding sequence ATGTGCCCTTCGCTGCCCCCACGACCAACCCGATCGCCGTCTCTGTGGCAACGGTGGACCTACTTTGTGCAAACGGTGCTGGGGCTGCTGTTCCGGCATCCAGTGACGGGTACGAGCATTATTCCTGTGTTACCCGATGGCACGATCGTGCTCATTCAACGTCGGGATACCCAGCGCTGGGGCCTACCGGGGGGCTTTGTAAACTGGGGGGAAACCTTAGCCACGACGGTTGAGCGGGAACTGGCGGAGGAAACGGGCCTGCAACTCCAGCGGCTAGGGCGGTTGGTGGGGGTGTATTCGGCACCTGACCGCGATCCACGGGTCCATTCCATTTGCATTGTGATTGAGGTATACGCCAGTGGCCAAATGCAGGTTCGGGATGCACTGGAGGTGATGGCTGTACAAGCTTTTAGCCGGGAAGCCTTGCCGATCGGGGAGTTGTCCCATGATCACGATCGTCAGCTCCAGGACTATTTAGAGGGGCTAACAACGCTAGCATAG
- a CDS encoding glycosyltransferase family 2 protein, which yields MSMLSLTSEPGSSDPQLSIIIPCYNEEQNIDYLFQRLESVLDKIGLSYEFVCINDGSCDRTLEKLVEHHYRNSRIKVINFSRNFGKEIALTAGIDFSTGAAVIPIDADLQDPPELIGTLVEKWREGFDVVYATRKTRQGETWLKRLTANAFYRVMGQMSAIAIPRDTGDFRLLDRRVVTALKQLPERTRFMKGLFAWVGFRQTAIYYDRDQRYKGKTKWNYWRLWNFAVDGITSFSLVPLKMWSYIGVTLSFVAFGYAFFLVLRTLILGIDVPGYASLMVVLLFLGGMQLITLGIIGEYLGRVYEEVKRRPLYLVRDLYGIKADQPSSDNDHARSRETAFYNNSE from the coding sequence ATGTCAATGTTATCTCTAACCTCTGAACCAGGTTCTTCTGACCCTCAATTATCTATTATTATACCGTGTTATAACGAAGAGCAAAACATTGACTATTTATTCCAGCGGCTAGAGTCGGTACTGGACAAGATTGGATTGTCTTATGAGTTTGTCTGTATCAATGATGGAAGCTGCGATCGTACACTTGAGAAGTTAGTAGAACATCATTATCGTAATTCCCGCATTAAAGTTATCAACTTCTCTAGAAACTTTGGTAAAGAAATTGCATTAACGGCTGGTATCGATTTTTCCACAGGTGCAGCCGTTATTCCTATTGATGCAGATCTACAAGATCCGCCTGAGTTAATTGGGACTTTAGTTGAAAAATGGCGAGAGGGTTTTGATGTGGTCTACGCAACCCGTAAAACCCGACAAGGTGAAACGTGGTTGAAGCGCTTAACGGCTAATGCTTTCTATCGTGTGATGGGGCAGATGAGCGCAATCGCTATTCCCCGTGATACGGGTGATTTCCGATTGCTCGATCGCCGAGTTGTGACGGCCCTTAAGCAACTACCTGAACGGACACGCTTTATGAAAGGTTTGTTTGCCTGGGTTGGCTTTCGACAAACTGCTATCTATTACGATCGCGATCAGCGATACAAGGGCAAAACAAAATGGAACTATTGGCGGTTATGGAATTTTGCCGTCGATGGAATTACCTCCTTTAGCCTCGTTCCTCTAAAAATGTGGAGTTATATCGGGGTAACTCTGTCCTTCGTTGCGTTTGGCTATGCTTTTTTCCTGGTTCTACGCACTTTGATTCTAGGCATTGATGTTCCTGGCTATGCCTCATTGATGGTCGTACTCCTCTTTTTAGGTGGGATGCAACTGATTACGCTGGGTATTATTGGCGAATACCTAGGGCGTGTTTATGAAGAGGTAAAAAGAAGACCTCTATATCTTGTTCGCGATCTTTATGGGATCAAGGCAGATCAACCTAGCAGTGACAACGATCATGCCCGATCTCGTGAAACCGCGTTTTATAATAATTCTGAATAA